CTCTTGCTCTCTTTTTTCATCAAAGATAGGAAGATTATTTTCTATTTTATAGCTAATGACATCTTCCACAGCTTTCATTCTCTCTTCAAAAAGAGAGGCAATCTCTCTGTCTATTTCATTGATTTTAACTCTAGCTTTTTCAATTTTATTCATAATAAAAACCCCTTATATTGTTAATTTATAATATATTATACCATTTTTTTTATAGTACATCTAGAAAAGAAAAAGAGATAAAAATACAACTTCTTGTAGAAAAACTTAATCTCTGATAAAATTAAAATATTAGTGAAATAGTAGAGGTGAAAAATGAAAATTTCAGTAGATTTAAAAGAGAATAGTTATGATATTTTAATAGAAAATGGAATTTTAAATAGAGTTGGAGAATATATTGATCTCAATAGAAAAGTTATGATAATAACTGATAATGGAGTTCCTAAGGAGTATGGAGATATATTGTTAAGCCAATGTTCAATGGGAGAAATAATAGTTGTTGAGCAGGGAGAGCAATCTAAAAGTTTTTCAACATATGAAAGGATATGTAAAAAACTTTTAGAAAGTAGTTTTCATAGAAAAGATCTGATAATTGCTTTAGGTGGTGGAGTTATAGGAGATTTAGCGGGGTTTTGTGCATCTACCTATATGAGAGGAATAGATTTTATCAATATTCCAACTACTACTCTTTCTCAAATAGATAGTTCAATAGGAGGAAAAACAGCTATTAATTTAGGAGATACAAAAAATATAATTGGTGCTTTTTATCAACCTAAAAAAGTCTTTATTGATTTTAAAACTTTAGAAACTTTATCAGAGAGAGATTTTAATAATGGTATGGTAGAGGCTTTAAAAGCAGGATTAATTTATGATAAGGAGATATTTGAACTTTTTGAAAGTGAGGATATAAAGAAAAAATATAGAGATATAATTATAAAATCTATTTTGGTAAAAAAAGATATTGTGGAAAAAGATGTAAAAGAGCAAAGTTTAAGAAAAATACTAAATTTTGGACATACAATAGGGCATGGAATAGAGGGATACTTTAATTTTAATGAGCTTTTACATGGAGAAGCAGTAGCTTTGGGAATGTTGCCTATGATTGAAGATGACAGCTTAAGAGAGAGAACAAAAAAAATTATTGAAAAATTAAATATAAGAATAGATATTAAATATGATAGGGAAAAAGTTTTTAAGTTGATGGTTAAAGATAAAAAAGCTGATACCTCTAAGATAACCCTTGTAAAAGTAAAGGAGTTAGGAAGTGCATATTTAAGTGATGAAACTTTTGAACAATGTAGAAAATATTTAGATTAGGAGAGATTATGCAAAGTGTAATTGGAAATAGTATAAAATTAAGTCTTTTTGGAGAATCTCATGGAAATATGATAGGAGTTGTAATTGATGGATTAGCTCCTGGAATAAAAATAGACACTAAATTTATTCAAGAGCAACTTGATAAGAGAAAACCTAAGGGAAAAATTTCAACTCAAAGGCATGAGGAAGATGATTTTAAAATAGTTAGTGGATATTTTAATGGATATACAACAGGGACACCACTGTGTATTATGATAGAAAATAAGGTTCAAAAAAGCAAAGATTATGAAAAAACTAGAGATTTAATGAGACCATCACATGCTGATTATACAGCTGAAAAAAAATATCTAGGATATCAAGATTTTAGAGGTGGGGGACATTTTTCAGGAAGAATTACAGCTCCATTGGTAGCAGTAGGGGCAATATGTATTCAAATATTGAGGGAAAAAGGGATAGTTTTAGGAACACATATATTAAAATGTAAAGATGAAAGAGATAGAAATTTTTCATTAGATGGAGAGAAATTAAAAAAAGAGATAGAAATTGTAAATAACAGATACTTTCCAGTTTTTGATGATGAAAAAGAGGAAAATATGAAAAGAGTAATAGAAGAGGCAGGAAAAAATCTAAATTCAGTAGGGGGAATTTTAGAAACAGCAGTGATAGGAGTTCCTAGTGGAGTTGGAGAACCTTATTTTAATTCTATTGAAAGTATTTTATCACATCTGCTATTTTCTATTCCAGCAGTAAAAGGGGTAGAGTTTGGAGCAGGATTTTCAATAACTGATATGTTTGGTAGTGAGGCAAATGATAGCTTTTACTATAATGAAAATAGAGAGGTAAAAACTAAGAGCAATAATAATGGTGGAATTAATGGTGGAATTTCTAATGGAATGCCTATAATAATAAAAACAGCAATAAAACCTACACCATCAATTTACAAAGAACAAGAGAGCATAGATATTTCTAAACATGAGAATATAAAATTTAATATTGAGGGGAGACATGATCCAGCTATTATTCATAGGGCAAGAGTTGTAGTTGATTCAGTTGTAGCTTTTGGGATTTTAGATCTTTTATGTATGAGATATGGTTATATGTTTATGAGAAAGGAAGAGATAGATGAAAATTAAGATTTATCCATCAAAATGTAGTGGAGAGATAAAAATTCCATCATCTAAAAGTATGGGGCATAGAGCAATAATATGTGCATCTTTGGCTAATGGAAAAAGTATAATAAGCAATTTAGATTATTCAGATGATATTTTAGCCACTATTGATGGAATGAGAAAACTAGGAGCTAATATCCAATGTGAAAAAGATAGATTGATAATAGAGGGAATAGAAAATTTTGATAGTTTAAAAG
This region of Fusobacterium varium genomic DNA includes:
- the aroC gene encoding chorismate synthase, giving the protein MQSVIGNSIKLSLFGESHGNMIGVVIDGLAPGIKIDTKFIQEQLDKRKPKGKISTQRHEEDDFKIVSGYFNGYTTGTPLCIMIENKVQKSKDYEKTRDLMRPSHADYTAEKKYLGYQDFRGGGHFSGRITAPLVAVGAICIQILREKGIVLGTHILKCKDERDRNFSLDGEKLKKEIEIVNNRYFPVFDDEKEENMKRVIEEAGKNLNSVGGILETAVIGVPSGVGEPYFNSIESILSHLLFSIPAVKGVEFGAGFSITDMFGSEANDSFYYNENREVKTKSNNNGGINGGISNGMPIIIKTAIKPTPSIYKEQESIDISKHENIKFNIEGRHDPAIIHRARVVVDSVVAFGILDLLCMRYGYMFMRKEEIDEN
- the aroB gene encoding 3-dehydroquinate synthase; amino-acid sequence: MKISVDLKENSYDILIENGILNRVGEYIDLNRKVMIITDNGVPKEYGDILLSQCSMGEIIVVEQGEQSKSFSTYERICKKLLESSFHRKDLIIALGGGVIGDLAGFCASTYMRGIDFINIPTTTLSQIDSSIGGKTAINLGDTKNIIGAFYQPKKVFIDFKTLETLSERDFNNGMVEALKAGLIYDKEIFELFESEDIKKKYRDIIIKSILVKKDIVEKDVKEQSLRKILNFGHTIGHGIEGYFNFNELLHGEAVALGMLPMIEDDSLRERTKKIIEKLNIRIDIKYDREKVFKLMVKDKKADTSKITLVKVKELGSAYLSDETFEQCRKYLD
- a CDS encoding chorismate mutase; translation: MNKIEKARVKINEIDREIASLFEERMKAVEDVISYKIENNLPIFDEKREQEVIKKNSSLIQEEKYKEYYVEFIQMMMGISKKYQKEILEKK